The following proteins are co-located in the Triticum aestivum cultivar Chinese Spring chromosome 1A, IWGSC CS RefSeq v2.1, whole genome shotgun sequence genome:
- the LOC123064325 gene encoding cytochrome P450 94B3: protein MVPYMLCFQFVACCLLVLLYSLRSGSASSAGHGPRSYPVIGCLLAFYENRRRLLDWYTEMLAASPTQTIVVDRLGARRTVVTANPANVEYILLGNFGNFPKGKPFTDVLGDLLGNGIFNVDGDKWFAQRKLVSHEFSARTLRELEIAVLEAEALDRLVPAMEAAAEPGGGAVDMQDVLRRFAFDVICRVSLGVDPGCLDPALPAPRLATAFDAAAGIIARRGAAPLAAVWKIKRALNIGSERRLREEVKVIHEAVMDLIRSRKKERFLVNAGDERNDLLSRMIDCGYADEDIRDMVISFIMAGRDTTSSALTWFFWLLMRHRDVERDVLEEITSMRRDSSNGTYAGEGFDLDDFRRMRVLHAALSETMRLYPPVAWDSKHAAAADVLPDGTRVWPGDRVTYFQYGMGRMEAIWGSDAGEFSLERWLALPTDSNSASGGVSPFKYPVFQGGPRTCLGREMAFVQMKFVAGAILRRFDLRPVDEGRTPAFLPLLTSHMHGGLKVTVRRRKVETTGNGLQDAATAENRSSFFS from the coding sequence ATGGTACCTTACATGCTGTGCTTTCAGTTCGTGGCGTGTTGCCTCCTGGTCCTGCTCTACTCGCTTCGATCTGGTTCTGCCAGCAGCGCTGGCCATGGCCCGAGAAGCTACCCGGTCATCGGCTGCCTGCTCGCCTTCTACGAGAACCGGCGGCGGCTCCTCGACTGGTACACCGAGATGCTGGCGGCCTCGCCCACCCAGACGATCGTCGTTGACCGCCTGGGTGCGCGCCGGACCGTGGTGACCGCGAACCCGGCCAACGTCGAGTACATCCTCCTGGGCAACTTCGGCAACTTCCCCAAGGGGAAGCCCTTCACCGACGTGCTCGGCGACCTGCTCGGCAATGGCATCTTCAACGTCGACGGCGACAAGTGGTTCGCCCAGCGGAAGCTGGTCAGCCACGAGTTCTCGGCGCGCACGCTCCGTGAGCTGGAGATTGCCGTGCTCGAGGCGGAGGCGCTCGACCGCCTCGTGCCGGCGATGGAAGCGGCCGCTGAGCCGGGCGGCGGCGCCGTGGACATGCAGGATGTCCTCCGCCGGTTCGCATTCGACGTCATCTGCCGTGTCTCGCTGGGCGTTGACCCGGGATGCCTCGACCCGGCATTGCCCGCGCCGAGGCTGGCCACCGCGTTCGACGCCGCCGCCGGGATCATCGCCAGGCGCGGGGCTGCGCCGCTGGCCGCCGTCTGGAAGATCAAGCGTGCGCTCAACATCGGCTCGGAGCGGCGGCTGCGCGAGGAGGTCAAGGTTATTCACGAAGCCGTCATGGATCTCATCAGGAGCCGCAAAAAGGAGCGCTTCCTGGTCAACGCCGGCGACGAGAGGAACGACCTGCTGTCGCGGATGATCGATTGCGGCTACGCCGACGAGGATATCCGGGACATGGTGATCAGCTTCATCATGGCCGGCCGCGACACGACGTCGTCGGCGCTGACCTGGTTCTTCTGGCTGCTCATGCGCCACCGCGACGTGGAGCGAGACGTGCTGGAGGAGATCACGAGCATGAGACGAGACAGCAGCAACGGCACCTACGCCGGCGAAGGCTTCGACCTTGACGACTTCCGCAGGATGCGGGTGCTCCACGCGGCGCTGAGCGAGACCATGCGGCTGTACCCGCCGGTGGCGTGGGACTCGAAGCACGCGGCGGCGGCAGACGTGCTGCCGGACGGCACCCGTGTCTGGCCCGGCGACCGGGTCACCTACTTTCAGTACGGGATGGGGAGGATGGAGGCCATCTGGGGCTCCGACGCCGGCGAGTTCAGCCTGGAGAGGTGGCTCGCACTGCCGACGGACAGCAACTCGGCGTCTGGCGGCGTGTCTCCCTTCAAGTACCCGGTGTTCCAGGGCGGCCCGCGGACGTGCCTGGGCAGGGAGATGGCCTTTGTGCAGATGAAGTTCGTGGCCGGCGCCATACTCCGCCGGTTCGACCTCCGCCCCGTCGACGAGGGCCGCACGCCGGCGTTCCTGCCGCTGCTCACTTCCCACATGCACGGCGGGCTCAAGGTGACGGtgaggaggaggaaggtggagaCCACAGGCAACGGCCTGCAGGACGCAGCTACAGCCGAAAACCGATCATCATTTTTTAGCTAG